The sequence below is a genomic window from Sceloporus undulatus isolate JIND9_A2432 ecotype Alabama chromosome 5, SceUnd_v1.1, whole genome shotgun sequence.
ATGTTGATGATAATTGTTTATGGTTTAGGGTATCAGTTGCAGATGTTATTGGAACATAGAGGATGTTATGCTTTTCTAAAAGAACAAAATTTACACAgtatagtacagtacagtactcttAATGCTGATGCAAGTTAGTCACAAAGACAATGATTctgattattattactgtattattattttgggtTCTGCATTATtctctagtccagtgatggcgaacctatggcatgcatgccagaggtagcactcagagccctctctgtgggcacacatactgtctccctagcacagagtttgccagagtttcttacaagaaagccagagggacgtggcactttgcaataaataagtggggtctgggttgcagtttgggcactcggtctgtaaaaggttcaccatcactgctctagtctGACCTCCAAATCAGTCATATAGACAATCATTGgacccagacagacaggccaaaataaagccgcttcgggtcactttggaagtatgctgtttaaatgatgcatgtgtcctaagaggctggaagctgcgccaaagctatgttccagtcctaaggactggagtgcagctttggcgcagcttctggtctcttaagaagcgtgtgccatttaaacagcatacctccaaagtggcccaaagcagctttattttggcctgtctgtctgggcccatAGTTAAGcagtttttaaatgcatttcttcTTCTATAGGCTACTGACTActtcatatcttttttttaaaatgtgtattttgtttggtctgataaaggtatcagtttggtggatttttgttttattttagtcaACTTGAATTCCCATCGTccttgaccatgctggctggggggagTATGGGTCCAAACAGGTCCAGGGCGCCATGCCAGCCAGAGAGAGCCAAGACCTAAGGAGGGCAAACAAGCCCCCCCATAACAGACTCTTTCACtctgaggaggaggctgaggccaTTTTGTGGGAAGGCCCAGGAGGAGGGCGTTGCTCCAGTCAGCTGACAGCACAGACTAGGCCTGGCTCAGGAAGGGAAAGGCATCATAAACAAAACACActgctctcttctcttcctcctccagtaaAGCCATGGAGGGAGAAGACTGAAGCTACTGactgggaagaaaagaagggagcCTGGGGGCCTGGTAAGTGTTTCTCTCAGCAGAAAGGAAAGCAAGCAGGGAGCCTTGGCCTCCTTTCCCCAGGACAAGCCCCCCATTCCTGCCTCTTGcctgtccaggagggatcccaaaatgtcctctctaTCATGATTAGGAAGCATGGGCCTGCCTTTATATATATTCATGCTTTTAACTCTTATGTCGCCctcccatgtttgtttgtttgttttatgtctGGGCatccatccacactggaggaataacccggtttggcaccgctttgtctggctcaaggctatggaattattCTGGGCATCCTGTCGGtttatggatttcatagggtttgcttaggctgcatctgctctgcagaaataatctggtttgacaccacttttaaactgctgtggctcagtgctatggaactctgggaagtgtagtttgtggtggcacctagagcagagctacagttcccagaattccatagccttaggCAAGCAAAGGATATTTCTTAAGGCGCCGCCCTGCATGTAGAAGAGTACAGACCCCTCCTTGTCCTGTGCCTTAAGAAATATGGAAGGTATTTTAATAGCCCACGGGAAGGACTCCAGTCCAGAGCCATGTTCAGCAGTGTCAGGGCAACCTCTCCCCAAATATAACAGGGGTGGCTGGCTTATATACTCTGACACACaaccagattgttgttgttgttgtgtgcctttgagtcgtctccaatttacggcaaccctatggtgaCCATGTCAAGGGTGTTTTCccagcaggatttgttcaaaggaggtttgccgttgccttcccctgaggctgagagtatgtgacttgcccattgggtttcatggccaggcgaggactcgaaccctggcctACAGATTGTATTgcagcactcaaacaactacgTCACTCTGGCTCTCGCAACCACTATTAAGCAAGGATGGACAACACCCAGGGTCTTGCTGTAGCCAACTATGAGCCctcctacactgtagaaataacacacttTCTAATGACACCACTTTCTAaaccttaggagtttatcagactagCGAGATCCTGCAGGAAAACGGGAGCTAAACGAaagttaaattaaattcaaatttaaacagaacttgcaaattcagaaAGTTTATCACAGTAATTGCTGCTAAAACGAAATAGCGCAAAGTTAATCcccagttaaagtggaggaaaccagcagctttttaaagtcGATTTGTTCTGACTTTAAAAAGCAGTTTCCTCCGCTTTAACTGAGAATTAACTTCACATTACTTCATGTTAACtgcgacgttgtgtgataaaTTTTGGGCGTTTCCTGGTTATCTTCGCGTTATATcatgtttaactcccattttacCATGGGATATCACTAGTGTGACAAatgtgttgtagctccatcctagggaaccctaggatttgtcgtttacaaggtctttagccttctctgccaaggagcgctggtgtcccacaaaactacagattcaagggttgtgtaggatggagccatggctgttaaagtggtatcaaactgcattgtgtaAATGCATCTGAAGTTGCTGTTTCTAAGTACGGCATTACTTAGCCTTACAAAGCAGTGTGACATCTGCCTTACTTGTTTATTGACAAAGTGAAAGCAGGGCTGTGATCATGAGCCGCACCCCTGGCACCTGTGGCACCTGCTGGCTACAGCTTTGATGCATCCCTGAGAATGCGTAGGGATTGCAGATGGTTCCCAGTTAAAAAGAACCgggacctgttacagactgccaaaataaagctgctttgggtctctttggaggtatgctgtttaaatgatgcatgcatcctaagaatgcagaagctgcaccaaagctgcactccagtgcttaggaatggagtgtggctttgacacgacctccggactcttaggacccatgcatcctttaaatagcatacctccaaagagacccaaatcagtttattttggcagtctgtaacaggcctgagactGCCTGAGTGCCAGAGGAACTTGGTAAAGATCTGTTCCCCAGTCCCAATTTATTCCCTCTCCTCCCTTGCCCAAAAAAATCAGATTGCATTGTTTTGATTGATAAATGCCAACAATGCATTTTAAGTAATATTTCTCAATAATATTACTCAGCAATGTTAAACTTTGTTGCTCAGCTTTTTAGTATGGCCTTTAACTTTGGATGGCCTTTAACTGTTTAGCCACATAAGAAATGAAaccattttattaattaaaagttTAACACTAacaaattaatttcttttaaaaatttaattttaatgcatTGGCACCAGGATGgcgaagtggtttgagcatttggactgtgactctggagaccagggttcaaatcttcgcttagccttggaaacccactgggtgaccttgactaAGTGACaatctctcggcttcagaaaatggcagtggcaaacgtGGTCTGAAtaaacttttcaagaaaaccccatgataggcaaaggaggaagggggatcTGTCTTCCTCTACATGCAGTGAGATGCCTTAAGAAGTATTCCTTggcttaggatcgccataaatcagaaatgacttgaaggcacacagcattatTATGAATGTTTCTGACTTCTGTGCAGGTATATCCCTTTCTCGTGAATGCAGAATACATGGCTTCTGGGGAACCATGGCTATTGAATGAGCTGGCATATGAGAGACACTAAATGTGGTCTCTTCTGTGTGTTCATTTTATGTGCGAAGGGAGAAAAATGCTTGCACACCTGTCAAAAATGTTCTCCACTGAGCACAGAAGCAAtatttattgctattttaaattattaaaattcagGTGAGAGCCTGCCCCAAACGTAATAGTACAGATAGTACTTCACATCCTACCATGTGCACAATTTGGACGCCAGCCCATGGAAGCTGTATTTTGATttgtattctttttctcttttccaaagTAGCTGTAGCGATGTCCAGGAAGCCCATAAATGGTCTTGCTGAAAATGGGCAACACAGTGAGGCTGAGGTGGGAAACGGACACCCAAATGTGCCAGCACCTGTGCTTGGGACCACTACAGTTGAAGAGATGGTCCAGCAGATGAAAGAGCTCATCACCGAAAACAATGAGCTTAAAGGTGAGGAATTAACATTGCTTGAGATTTCTTCAGAGCCCTAACCTTGCTCTGAACTAAACTTGGCTGAAGTAAAATTGCTGTCGGGTTGAATGCTCACTTTACTCAACCTAATAACCTCCTCATGCCGTGCTGAGTTCTGAACATATAAAATAGTACATCTGTATTGTGAGATTATCTGAACAGTAGATAACTCCTCTAATGTTTGATACAACTCCTCTATTCTTTGATACATGACTAGTGGCTTCTggttactccttgcaaggttccATGTTCATTTTTAGATGCAGTTTCTTTTTTGGGCAATGGGTTTGTTTGTACAGAAACAGTTCTTTGTGAGCATTGAAGTATATCTGAGCTGGGAAAATGTATCTTTTGGATTGGAACGCCTAAAACCCCTCAGCCAGCACAAAggtctgagagttgtagtccaaaaacgtaACTCTGCCACACTTTGCAACATACGAGTCAGACTGTCTAAATCCTGATGGGTTAGGCGCAGTCTTCCCCAATTTGAATCCATATATTTAGGTGGAGACATACATTCTTCTGGTTGAGTGAAGTTAGTCTTGAAGTGCAGTAAATGCTACTCTGTACTGCTGCAAACTACAGCAAGAAGTAGATTCTGTAACAACCGCTGCTAGCAGATTGGTCTTCTGTAACAAAAGAGATCCATTCAGATGATATGAGAAGCTGACATTATTGGTATATTTCCTTTTAAGCTTAAGTAGGAATGAGGAACATTGAGCCATCCAGAGATGTTGCAGCTCCTGCCAtccttcactattggctatgctggccagtACTGAGGGGAATGACAGTTTAACACCAACTAGAGTGCCACATGTTTCCCATCCCTGAATTAAAAGGAGGGTTATGGGCATTTGATTTAGTCCTGATTTTCCACTGTAGGCAATCTCAGTTTTGTCTTGATGTATATTAACCAACCAACAAAAACAGAGCTTATCAAAGTCTGGTGATAAAATATTGCTGCTAATCAGATACTTTAAGAATCTTTCCTAGTAAAAAActgcaaaacagaagaaaaatccaGACCTGTTTTAACCCcagaaataaaaaacagttaTTCAGAtttgaggggaggggagagggtgGGAAATAAATGTTTTGACACTATATTTTTGTACATCAAACAGAGGCCATGAGGCAACATAACCAAGCAATGAAGGAGCGCTTTGAGGAGCTTTCAGCATGGAGAGAGAAGCTGAAGGAAGAACGCGAGTTTTATGAAACTAAATTCAAGGAAGCCAGACAGTGCTTAGCAACAAAATGTGTTGAGAATGAAACACTCAAAAAGCAGCTCCAAACTTTtgtagaaaaggaagaagaacacacaaatgtaagtaaaatgtgtgtgtgtgtgtgtcagtcagtGGGATGTACTCGGGTATGCTAAGAAAAACTGACGTAGCTAGAAAAAATGGCTGTGTGTTGCCTGATGAATGAACAAAAGTCATAGATGCTGTAAATAGCTATTTGTCCAAGGCTGAAATTATTAGCCCCATTAAACTCAGTAAACATGCTCAGGGTTGTACTGCAAATACCTGCATTTTTCAGGAGTCTTATCGAAACATTTTGTTAGAGCAACTGAAGATACACAAACAGTGAACAagaaattagtctcaaaggtgttacaagatccctttgcatacaggaaATTCTTGTTCCTTGTCTTGTGAGTATTGAGACAATGTGATGCTGATGATCAGAATGTCCCAGAGTTTTCTTTACTAAGAGCACTCATTCTTAATTGAGatgttgtttatattttttaCTCACCTTTCCTCATGGATTGAGGCGAGGAACAgtaacaattaacagacaaacaacatcagttaaaaacacatcatttaaaatatacatcagtttaaaagaaataagatgtgcagatattaaaacaattcacatttagagttcaccatttaaaattcacaatttaaatatcatctggataagcctgctgaaAGACACTGTTCTTTAATGCGCTTTTAAATTCAGATGGCACAaacagctgtcaaatctcttctggcaggttattcACAGTCTagaggtggctgaagaaaaagtcctctgtgtGACAGTTGTCAACCTAGTCCTGACTGATGGAGTAAATAAATGTCAGTCGAAGGACCtaagtgtacagggcagattatatgggaggagactatcctgtaggtaacctggacccaaaccatgtagggctttaaaggtaataacactTTGtaacttgcccagaaactaattggcagccagtggaatgattttaatattggtgtaatatgatcattcctggatgtcccagtaatccgTTTGGCTGCCACGTTTAGAACTAAAGTTTCCAGACTTAgcacagaggtagcccaatgtacagcacattgaaAAAGCAGCtatgaggttaccagcacatacACTACCacctttaggtcctccagctctagaCAGAGGTGCAGCTGTTgtaacagccaaagctgatagtaagcactcctggctgtcacatctgtCTGAGCTGTCATTTGCCGCAACGAATCCAGAAGCatccccaagctgcaaacacattctttcaggggaagtgtaaccccatccatgACTGGTTGATATACCTCCAAACCCAGGTTTGGACCTTTGACAGTAAACAGTAACATGTTGCCTAGTGCCAACTGACATTCCAAAGTAAGAGCAGCCTCAGTGCAAGGAGGACTTTCCCCCAGTATTCACCTATTTATTATGGAAGGTGTATTAGAGAAGGACCATTGGTAAAAATCTTAGCATACAGACAGATGCATGTTGATATTGACATACTGGAAAAATATGTGGAATGCCCCTTATTCTCTTCTCCTGTCGCTCCTGGCCACTCTTGGAACTGGCTGAACTTGTCTCTTGGTTCCTTCTCCTAGGGATGTACAGTTTCTAAAAAGGAGATGGCACAAGAACTGGAGCAGCTGAAGATGCAAGTGACAAAGCTCCAGGCTGAAAAGGCAGATCTGGTTGCCATAATTTCAGAGCTGCAGCTTAAACTCAACAGTGGCGCTACGGAAGATTCATTTGTTGAGATCAGGATGCACGTAAGATGCTTTTATCTCCCCTGCTCAAACTGAAAAAGCTCACACAGATGCTATCAGGTTAGGCTTTTTCATTAGAATGTGTGCCTAAAACCCTCCATGGCACAAAAAACGGAGAGCAAGCATTTAAAATTTCATGGTTTCATTCTCATTAGTGTTTAATTTGTTCAGCGTGGTAGCAATTTTTGAAAAAACTTGTGATAATATGCGAGACCATAGATAGCCTAGAGACCATACAGCCAACATAATAGGTTTGGACAACTCACCTTATTTGGCCAAGCAACCTTGGCTGTGTTTATCTTCATTAGTGTGCTGAATTTCTACactggaaaagggaaaaaattggaaagaaaatgactgaaatcccactttgtttttatttgggtACTTTTGGTATATGTTTGTAGACGCTGAATTAAAAGACATAATTTAGCTATACTGGGTAACTAACAAAATTTGCTTATTTTCCTCTGCAGGAAGAAGTAAATGGAACATTAAAGGAAAATCAGGATCTTAGTGGTAAAAGAACGGGTGACACAGCCACCTACACGTAAGTCAAGCACTTGGGATATTGCTAATACATGTGGTTTTGCttggttggtttgttttgttgGCTTTGGGGGCTTTGCCCTCCCTATTCTCACCCCTGGACCTCTTATTAGAAAATATATTGTCACCATGTTTTAAACCAACCTGTTTTAAACTGGTGTTTTAAACtaacctggtttaaaccagccagcCCTGGAATAAATGTGCATTGCTCATTAAAAGATCAAAGGATCAAACAATAGACTGCAAGAGATTTGGAGCTTTTTCACTCAAGGGAAAAATAAGAACAAGTAATGATGGAAACTTAAAAATGTAGGTGTATAAAGTTAAGAACTATGTAGACAGAGCGACTAGTCACTAGAGCCTTACATTCCAGAAGAAGCAACAAAAAGAACTGGGCTGTCGAAATAACATGGGAAAACCAAGAGACTATACAGAAAACCTGCATAACTTAATTCCAAACAGTCTTCAAACACTGGTCCCACCTAAAATCCCAGATTAAGGCATTGTAACTGTTCAAGCAGATGTCACACTAAtgacagattagaaaactggtgTTCAAATGCCCTTTCTGTACACTCAATCTGTTTTACctatttgttttaatgttatgcAAAGGAGGAGCAGATCTGTGGATGAAACAAAAAAGTACTTGGAAACTGAAGAGATAACTGTAAGCCAGCTTCTTCATTCTCTTCGGAATGAGACTCAAAGGAGGGAAGCATTAGAAAAGGAAGTGCAGGAACTAAAGGACAGGTACCAAAAGTTTATAATTACCTGTATCATTAAATTTGGCAAACAATATAAGAGTTCAATTAAGGGTACTAATACTTGTACTTAGCATTGTAACAATActtaaaatgcatatttctgagtgTCAAAGGATTCAGTATAAAGTCACAGCTATGTACAACACAGTGGCCCTGTTTTTCTTAAATCCATGGGAATCTAAATTAAAGCTTAAGAATTACCATAGGTCATGTTTCAAATAGAAGCCCTTTAGTGGTACATACTTTCAAAGTGAAAGGTTTTCCTTCATTGATATCACTGGCAGTAGTCCATTCTGCTCATGTTGGAGGGAATGGCCAGTAGCTCTAGTACTCTGGAGCTGCACTGCTTGTTCAAAAGTGTTCTTTTTATATAAGTACCACAATTTGAGATATCTAGTGGTAAATAAAGATCTATTGTGGTGTTTGGGGAGTGGAGATGGGCATCTGGAAAGTGTCATTGATGATCATTATGTTCCAGTGACATTTCCTCCAGCAAAGAGGTTCCTTTTGAGGATAAACCACATGTTTATCAGGATGAAGCATGGGGGTGCTACTGCAGCAGGAGAGGTGTAAGGAAGTTGTCTCTCAGATCCCAGATCTCTGTCTACATAAAcagccaaaccagtatgcttaaATTAGAACCAGATTCTTGCATTTCACAGAGCACTGAAGATGGAGCGTAAAACCGATGAGAGGGGCTCTCAGACAGAACCTGATGAAGAGGAAGCAAAAGTGAGAACAAAATGTTGCAAGAGTGCATGCAAAAAAGAAAGGCTCCCTAGCAGATTTTCCATAGATTGTTCTTCCTATGCGTAGGCCCTGAAATGCTTGTGATTGGTGAAAGGAACTCTTATTCAATCTCATGTATTCACTTGAGCCATCTGCCTGTTAATGCAAATGTTGGTCTGGTGCATAGTGTCGTGGAATGTCTCATTGTGACATTCTGTGCAATGCTATAAAGTTGACCTCTGTGAGACTTCCATCAGGCAGAGTGACATGGCCTCACTTAAAGAACAGATGGCACCACCTCTGTGGTTTCAGCAATGACCCAGATAGTCCAGCCCTGCCCACAGAATCGGCAAATGAAGGCAGCAAGGGGAGGAACATGGATACCTTGCAGGTTGGAGTCCTTAGGATGGGAAAGGAGTCATCCATTGATTCTCCAAGCTTGGCTTGTTACCATGATAAGTGACTGATGTGTG
It includes:
- the LOC121931657 gene encoding optineurin-like → MSRKPINGLAENGQHSEAEVGNGHPNVPAPVLGTTTVEEMVQQMKELITENNELKEAMRQHNQAMKERFEELSAWREKLKEEREFYETKFKEARQCLATKCVENETLKKQLQTFVEKEEEHTNGCTVSKKEMAQELEQLKMQVTKLQAEKADLVAIISELQLKLNSGATEDSFVEIRMHEEVNGTLKENQDLSGKRTGDTATYTRSRSVDETKKYLETEEITVSQLLHSLRNETQRREALEKEVQELKDRALKMERKTDERGSQTEPDEEEAKVGDEVETLNLQVSTISSFPKLYFYYMN